One Labeo rohita strain BAU-BD-2019 chromosome 12, IGBB_LRoh.1.0, whole genome shotgun sequence genomic region harbors:
- the foxl3 gene encoding forkhead box L3, whose protein sequence is MMFDSSQYPYNCFNYDGEGYPSCATDEEKKVCRPAYSYIALIAMAIQQSPENKVTLSGIYEFIMKRFPYYRSNQRAWQNSIRHNLSLNSCFIKVPRTEGNEKGKGNYWTFATGCESMLDLFENGNFRRRRRRRNLKMGLKEPAEPFAAMDTHQGIAVRPTDSDSFCPVNTSHRPAQNNPPLSKPEPEIKFSIDYILSTPDPLPGFRAPNSAAGAVIHHLEPQHLNLHFWTM, encoded by the exons ATGATGTTTGACAGCTCGCAATATCCTTATAACTGTTTTAACTATGATGGAGAAGGATACCCCTCATGTGCCACTGATGAAGAAAAGAAAGTGTGTCGACCAGCTTACAG TTACATTGCACTAATAGCAATGGCTATACAGCAGAGCCCAGAGAACAAAGTTACCCTATCAGGAATCTACGAGTTCATCATGAAGAGATTTCCTTATTACAGATCCAACCAGAGGGCATGGCAAAACTCAATTCGTCATAACCTTTCTCTAAACAGCTGCTTTATAAAG GTGCCCCGTACGGAAGGTAACGAGAAAGGAAAAGGTAATTACTGGACATTCGCCACAGGCTGCGAGTCCATGCTGGACCTCTTTGAAAATGGCAACTTCCGTCGCCGCCGCCGCAGACGCAACTTAAAAATGGGCCTGAAGGAGCCAGCCGAACCCTTTGCTGCCATGGACACTCATCAGGGCATTGCAGTAAGACCCACGGATTCAGATTCTTTCTGCCCCGTGAACACTAGTCACAGACCTGCCCAAAACAACCCGCCTCTCAGCAAACCTGAGCCCGAGATCAAATTCAGCATTGACTACATTCTCTCCACGCCGGACCCTCTGCCAGGGTTCAGAGCCCCTAACAGTGCAGCTGGAGCTGTGATCCACCACCTGGAgccacaacacctcaatctacACTTCTGGACCATGTAA